A single Gammaproteobacteria bacterium DNA region contains:
- a CDS encoding acetoacetate decarboxylase — protein sequence MNEDDVRRHAFAMPLTSPAYPPGPYRFANREYFIIAYRSDLAVLEKVVPAPLKVHEPIVKFEFMKMPDSTAFGDYCESGQVIPVRFEDEIGGYQHGMYLNDHAPIAAGRELWGFPKKLGSPRLQVIKDTLVGTLDINGMRVATGTMGYKYVSLDSQLVFDALSAPTFLLKIIPHVDGTPRICELVRYTLHDITIKGVWSGPGALALTPHALAPVAELPVLEIVSATHILTDLTLPLGKVVYDYLR from the coding sequence GCTTTCGCAATGCCATTGACGAGTCCGGCTTATCCTCCCGGGCCGTACCGATTCGCGAATCGCGAATATTTCATCATCGCCTATCGCAGCGACCTTGCGGTCCTAGAGAAGGTCGTTCCCGCGCCGCTGAAGGTGCACGAGCCGATCGTGAAATTCGAGTTCATGAAAATGCCGGATTCGACGGCCTTCGGCGATTATTGCGAGTCAGGCCAGGTGATCCCGGTGCGATTCGAGGATGAAATCGGCGGCTACCAGCACGGGATGTACCTCAACGACCATGCCCCGATAGCTGCCGGGCGTGAGCTTTGGGGATTTCCCAAAAAACTGGGCAGCCCGAGACTGCAAGTGATTAAGGACACATTGGTGGGTACGCTGGATATCAACGGCATGCGCGTGGCGACGGGCACGATGGGATATAAGTATGTTTCGCTCGACTCCCAGTTGGTGTTTGATGCGCTCAGCGCGCCGACGTTTCTGTTGAAGATAATTCCGCACGTGGATGGCACGCCTCGGATATGCGAACTGGTGCGCTATACGCTGCACGATATCACCATCAAAGGCGTATGGAGTGGACCGGGTGCGCTCGCCCTGACCCCGCACGCGCTGGCGCCCGTCGCGGAACTCCCCGTTCTGGAGATTGTCTCGGCGACGCATATTCTCACCGATTTGACCTTGCCTCTGGGCAAGGTCGTCTATGATTATCTGAGGTAA
- a CDS encoding 3-hydroxybutyrate dehydrogenase, which produces MQLKDKVAIVTGAASGIGKDIAKSFAREGAKVVIADVNLESARVAAADIEKSGAKAFAIVMDVSNEHQVDEGVDRTADKFGGVDILVSNAGIQHIDSVVDLSFDNWRKLLAIHLDGAFLTTRACLKHMYRSNRGGTVIYMGSVHSKEASPLKAPYVTAKHGLIGLCKVVAKEGAAHHVRANVICPGFVRTPLVEKQIPEQARELRISEQDVIQNVMLKETVDGEFTTTDDIAEVALFLAAFPTNALTGQSIVVSHGWFMQ; this is translated from the coding sequence ATGCAGCTTAAAGACAAGGTAGCGATCGTGACGGGGGCCGCGAGCGGCATCGGCAAGGATATCGCAAAGTCCTTCGCGCGTGAAGGCGCCAAGGTCGTGATCGCAGACGTCAATCTGGAGAGCGCGCGTGTGGCTGCAGCGGACATCGAGAAAAGCGGAGCGAAGGCCTTCGCCATTGTCATGGACGTCAGTAACGAGCACCAGGTCGACGAGGGAGTCGATCGTACCGCCGACAAATTTGGCGGCGTCGACATCCTGGTAAGCAACGCCGGTATTCAGCATATTGACTCGGTTGTCGACCTATCGTTCGACAACTGGCGCAAGCTGCTTGCCATCCACCTCGATGGCGCATTTCTCACGACACGCGCTTGCCTTAAACACATGTATCGTTCGAACCGCGGCGGAACGGTTATCTACATGGGCTCTGTACACTCCAAAGAGGCCTCCCCACTCAAGGCGCCCTACGTAACCGCGAAGCATGGCTTGATTGGACTATGCAAGGTCGTGGCTAAGGAGGGCGCGGCACACCACGTGCGTGCCAATGTGATTTGTCCCGGCTTCGTGCGGACGCCTTTGGTCGAAAAGCAGATCCCCGAGCAGGCAAGGGAACTTCGAATATCCGAACAAGACGTCATCCAGAATGTCATGCTCAAGGAGACCGTCGATGGGGAATTCACCACCACTGACGACATCGCTGAGGTGGCCTTGTTTCTCGCGGCGTTTCCGACCAACGCATTGACGGGACAATCCATAGTGGTAAGCCACGGCTGGTTTATGCAATGA